In one window of uncultured Campylobacter sp. DNA:
- a CDS encoding effector protein produces the protein MKFKDFKDANCANYDFFTAEELSYKEFIRLSFDEFVRKNPNSSWVLSIDDRSLDSFPNFTQKHPICLSDLNFKDSVFQFRICSENSVQSLGHRIFTCLDGIHKDFVASEIKQTDEVMMKLKTGVLKDFICVSKCGWWITDIWRDMYPVTDESESENFVADMLDSEFSAQMRLINERLLSAQNSGELDGLIAELRTQE, from the coding sequence ATGAAATTTAAAGATTTTAAAGATGCAAATTGCGCTAACTACGACTTTTTCACCGCCGAGGAGCTAAGCTATAAAGAATTTATCAGGCTTAGTTTTGACGAGTTTGTCCGCAAAAATCCAAACTCGAGCTGGGTGCTTAGCATCGACGACAGGAGCCTCGATTCATTTCCAAATTTTACTCAAAAGCATCCAATTTGCTTGTCTGATTTAAATTTTAAAGATAGCGTCTTTCAGTTTAGGATCTGCTCCGAAAACAGCGTCCAGAGCCTAGGGCATCGCATTTTTACATGCCTAGACGGCATCCACAAAGACTTCGTCGCAAGCGAGATCAAACAAACCGACGAAGTGATGATGAAGTTAAAGACGGGCGTTTTGAAGGACTTTATCTGCGTCTCGAAGTGCGGCTGGTGGATAACCGATATCTGGCGCGATATGTATCCGGTGACGGACGAGAGCGAGAGCGAAAATTTCGTTGCAGATATGCTTGATAGCGAGTTTTCGGCGCAAATGCGGCTTATAAACGAGCGGCTTTTGAGCGCGCAAAATAGCGGGGAGCTTGACGGGCTCATTGCCGAGCTAAGGACGCAGGAGTAA
- a CDS encoding rhodanese-like domain-containing protein, with product MKFISHKILKSAVLLAALGSFATCCAETQQPSGYAISGAALSALEEDNRAKENYLVIDVRTADEYAAGHIKHAINIPLGELESRLDEINAYKNKNVVLYCNTGNRSGKALDLLKQKGFNVLMNAPGVKQYDYELYKVGSINADGFLKIANDPNVLIIDARQKQDYDAGHMKGAINIPYGEPLENYKDVLEANKDKKMITHCYSGNRSAKLAKALNERGYNVTNLLDGTKEYNYELVK from the coding sequence ATGAAATTTATTTCTCACAAAATTTTAAAAAGCGCGGTTTTGCTGGCGGCATTGGGATCTTTCGCGACTTGCTGCGCCGAAACGCAGCAGCCTAGCGGCTACGCTATAAGCGGCGCAGCGCTATCGGCACTAGAGGAGGACAATAGAGCAAAAGAAAATTATCTAGTCATTGACGTTAGAACTGCAGATGAGTACGCTGCAGGCCACATAAAACACGCGATCAACATCCCGCTTGGAGAGCTTGAAAGCAGGCTGGATGAGATAAACGCCTACAAGAATAAAAACGTCGTGCTTTATTGCAATACGGGTAACCGCAGCGGCAAGGCGCTTGATCTGCTTAAACAAAAGGGTTTCAATGTGCTTATGAACGCGCCCGGCGTAAAGCAGTACGACTACGAGCTGTATAAGGTCGGCAGCATAAACGCGGATGGGTTTTTGAAAATAGCAAATGATCCAAACGTGCTGATCATCGACGCTAGGCAGAAGCAGGACTACGACGCGGGGCATATGAAAGGCGCGATAAATATCCCATACGGCGAGCCTTTAGAAAACTACAAGGACGTGCTTGAGGCTAATAAAGACAAAAAGATGATCACACACTGCTACAGCGGCAACCGTAGCGCCAAGCTCGCCAAAGCCCTAAACGAACGAGGCTACAACGTCACAAATCTACTCGACGGCACGAAAGAGTATAATTACGAGCTGGTGAAATAG
- a CDS encoding IS1595 family transposase: protein MILPMKNKYIIRSRISQKKFREILKYFAEDIEATKIANLTGISRISINKILKNIRILMSQECENISKFSGEIEIDESYFGAKRVRGKRGRGASGKQPVFGMLKRDGKVYTQIVKNCSANELIPILSQYSALDSSTIYSDCWKAYDGLVDYRAKAHYRVKHSKNEFANGKNHINGIENFWGYAKHRLSKFKGIKKENFLLHLKECEFRYNNSKDTKEFYHILLKMIRENPLSLS from the coding sequence ATGATCCTGCCGATGAAAAACAAGTATATAATTCGTTCCCGAATTTCGCAGAAGAAATTTAGAGAAATTTTAAAGTATTTTGCAGAGGATATAGAGGCTACTAAAATAGCAAATTTAACCGGGATTTCTAGAATTTCCATCAACAAAATTCTAAAAAATATCAGAATTCTTATGTCTCAAGAATGTGAAAATATAAGCAAATTTAGCGGTGAAATAGAGATTGACGAAAGTTACTTCGGAGCTAAAAGAGTAAGAGGTAAGAGAGGTAGAGGTGCAAGCGGAAAGCAACCGGTATTCGGTATGCTTAAAAGAGACGGCAAAGTTTATACCCAGATAGTTAAAAACTGCTCTGCAAATGAACTGATACCTATATTATCTCAATATAGCGCGCTTGATAGCTCTACTATCTATTCAGATTGCTGGAAGGCTTATGATGGATTAGTAGATTACAGAGCTAAAGCTCACTATAGAGTAAAACATTCAAAGAATGAATTTGCTAATGGTAAAAACCATATAAACGGTATAGAAAACTTCTGGGGATACGCCAAACATAGATTATCTAAATTTAAAGGCATTAAGAAAGAGAATTTTTTGCTTCATCTTAAAGAATGTGAATTTAGATATAATAACAGCAAAGATACGAAGGAATTCTATCATATTTTATTAAAGATGATAAGAGAGAATCCGCTTAGCTTATCTTGA
- a CDS encoding pseudouridine synthase, translated as MRLNKFISHNTAYSRREADELIKQGKVSINGRVVSDFIEVSGEEKIRIGSRLIKPKTEFTMIVYNKRKGELVTKKDDRGRRTIYDSLPEGFSRFVSVGRLDFASEGLLLLTDAPAIATALMNSDIEREYYLKVKGEVKEEVVTAIREGFFAADASKGAHAKSKIKSMEFKPFLGYRIMPSSGGYTKIKAIINEGQNRELRRFFGYFDLDVVELKRTAFGRMTLGTLKPGKWRYFDQSEYEDLRDFLKENKIRY; from the coding sequence ATGCGTCTGAATAAATTTATCTCTCATAACACCGCCTACTCGCGCCGTGAGGCGGATGAGCTGATCAAGCAGGGCAAGGTTAGCATTAACGGTCGTGTCGTTAGTGATTTCATCGAGGTTAGCGGCGAAGAGAAGATCCGCATCGGCTCGCGCCTCATCAAGCCTAAGACGGAATTTACGATGATCGTTTATAACAAACGCAAAGGCGAGTTAGTTACTAAAAAGGACGATCGCGGCAGGCGGACGATTTACGATAGCTTGCCGGAGGGATTTAGTAGATTTGTTAGCGTAGGGCGTTTGGATTTTGCAAGCGAGGGGCTTTTGCTGCTGACCGATGCGCCGGCGATCGCTACGGCGCTGATGAACAGCGACATCGAGCGAGAGTACTATCTAAAGGTAAAGGGCGAGGTGAAGGAGGAGGTCGTAACGGCGATCCGCGAAGGCTTTTTCGCCGCAGACGCAAGCAAGGGCGCGCACGCCAAAAGCAAGATCAAATCGATGGAATTTAAGCCCTTCTTGGGCTATCGCATAATGCCTAGCAGCGGCGGCTATACGAAGATCAAGGCGATCATCAACGAGGGTCAAAACCGCGAGTTGCGTAGATTTTTCGGTTATTTTGATCTGGACGTTGTGGAGCTTAAGCGCACGGCATTCGGCAGAATGACGCTTGGAACGCTAAAGCCTGGCAAATGGCGCTATTTCGATCAGAGCGAATACGAAGATCTGCGCGATTTTCTGAAAGAAAACAAAATCCGCTATTAA
- a CDS encoding LemA family protein: MNAALILLVVIVLLVLALVSVYNSFIAKRNQVRNIASTVDTQLKKRYDLIPNLVSATREYMSHESAVLTRVSELRSQAISASSNADKFRLNSEISALLGQIRVAVEAYPNLKANESFAKLQNALGECEEQISAARRAYNGAVTVYNNACEMFPTNIIANVFSFAKAEFFAASEQEKQAPNVSELFKK, from the coding sequence ATGAATGCGGCTTTGATTTTATTAGTCGTCATAGTTTTGTTAGTTTTAGCGTTAGTGAGCGTTTATAACTCATTCATCGCTAAACGCAACCAGGTGCGAAATATCGCTTCTACCGTCGATACGCAGCTTAAAAAGCGCTACGACCTAATTCCCAATCTAGTTAGCGCTACGCGCGAATATATGAGCCACGAAAGCGCAGTACTAACGCGCGTTAGCGAGCTTCGCTCACAAGCGATCAGCGCAAGCTCTAACGCCGATAAATTTAGACTAAATAGCGAAATTTCGGCTCTTTTGGGACAGATACGCGTTGCAGTAGAGGCGTATCCAAACCTCAAGGCTAACGAATCGTTTGCCAAGCTGCAAAACGCGTTAGGCGAGTGCGAGGAGCAGATCAGCGCAGCACGCCGCGCTTATAACGGCGCCGTTACGGTTTATAATAACGCCTGCGAGATGTTTCCTACTAACATCATCGCTAACGTTTTTAGCTTCGCCAAGGCGGAATTCTTTGCCGCCAGCGAGCAAGAAAAGCAAGCCCCGAACGTATCTGAGCTTTTCAAAAAATAA
- the ybaK gene encoding Cys-tRNA(Pro) deacylase, which translates to MSSKTNAARVLDGLKIPYEIKEYVVDPLNLDAVHVANSVREPIERVYKTIVCTADHEYVVACLQGDLNLDLKALAHICGAKRCELMDLKDLQKVTGYVRGGCSPLGMKKYFRTFIDERALTQEKIYVSAGVRGKQIALAPKDLAVATEAQICKITYD; encoded by the coding sequence ATGAGTTCAAAGACGAACGCCGCGCGCGTACTGGACGGTCTGAAAATCCCCTACGAGATCAAAGAATATGTGGTTGATCCTTTAAATTTAGACGCGGTGCACGTGGCAAACAGCGTGAGAGAGCCGATCGAGCGGGTCTATAAAACGATAGTTTGCACGGCGGATCACGAATACGTCGTAGCCTGCCTGCAAGGCGATCTAAATCTGGATCTCAAGGCGCTCGCGCACATCTGCGGTGCGAAGCGTTGCGAGCTGATGGATTTGAAGGATTTACAAAAGGTCACGGGCTACGTCAGGGGCGGTTGCTCGCCGCTTGGGATGAAAAAGTACTTCCGCACCTTCATCGATGAGCGAGCGCTAACGCAGGAGAAAATTTACGTTAGCGCAGGTGTGCGCGGAAAACAGATTGCTCTTGCGCCGAAGGACCTTGCAGTCGCAACCGAAGCGCAAATTTGCAAAATTACTTACGACTAA